From a single Aspergillus puulaauensis MK2 DNA, chromosome 2, nearly complete sequence genomic region:
- a CDS encoding glycoside hydrolase family 31 protein (CAZy:GH31;~COG:G;~EggNog:ENOG410PHCX;~InterPro:IPR017853,IPR000322,IPR013780;~go_function: GO:0004553 - hydrolase activity, hydrolyzing O-glycosyl compounds [Evidence IEA];~go_process: GO:0005975 - carbohydrate metabolic process [Evidence IEA]), whose translation MLHRRPEKRPLVITRSTFAGAGSHVAHWFGDTVSSWEKYRISIAQMLSFASLFQIPMVGSDACGFTGNTTEQLCARWAMLGAFNPLYRNHNEYGMIGQEFYRWESVAEAARKVIAIRYQLLDYLYTAFHRQTETGEPFLLPLFFLYPADKATFGLDLQFFYGRGLLVSPVTEEGSKEVDVYFPDDVFYDWYTGHTVRGKGEVVRLTGVGYTDIPLHVRGGSIIPVRAKSANTTTELRKQDFRLIIAPGLDGRAAGELYLDDGESLHQPAMLDVAFVYEDGRLRFDGIFTFETDLLIESVTILGDTERARSIPANLPLTGPQRVDLNSFK comes from the exons ATGCTACATAGACGGCCAGAGAAACGACCACTGGTGATTACACGCAGCACCTTTGCTGGTGCAGGGTCCCATGTTGCTCACTG GTTCGGCGACACCGTCAGCAGCTGGGAAAAGTACCGAATCTCGATTGCACAAATGCTCTCCTTCGCATCCCTATTCCAAATTCCCATGGTCGGCAGCGACGCCTGCGGGTTCACCGGAAACACAACCGAGCAGCTGTGCGCGCGCTGGGCAATGCTGGGCGCCTTCAATCCGCTGTACCGCAACCACAACGAGTATGGGATGATCGGCCAGGAGTTCTACCGGTGGGAATCCGTGGCCGAGGCAGCGCGGAAGGTTATTGCCATCCGGTACCAGCTGCTTGATTATCTGTATACGGCGTTTCACCGGCAGACGGAGACGGGGGAGCCGTTCCTGCTGCCGCTGTTCTTTTTGTACCCTGCTGATAAGGCGACGTTTGGGTTGGATTTGCAGTTCTTTTATGGGAGGGGTCTGCTTGTGAGCCCTGTTACTGAGGAGGGGAGTaaggaggttgatgtctATTTTCCTGACGACGTCTTTTATGATTGGTATACTGGGCATACGGTGAGGGGGAAGGGCGAAGTGGTGAGGTTGACTGGGGTTGGGTATACGGATATCCCGCTTCATGTGCGCGGGGGGAGCATCATCCCGGTGAGGGCAAAAAGTGCGAATACCACGACGGAACTGAGGAAACAGGATTTCAGGTTGATTATTGCACCGGGGCTGGATGGCAGAGCTGCGGGTGAGTTGTATCTGGATGATGGGGAGTCGTTGCATCAACCGGCTATGCTCGACGTGGCATTCGTCTACGAGGATGGCCGACTGAGGTTTGATGGGATATTTACGTTCGAAACGGACTTACTGATTGAATCGGTCACTATTCTTGGAGACACAGAGAGGGCTAGATCAATTCCTGCTAATCTGCCCCTGACAGGCCCTCAGAGGGTTGATCTGAATAGCTTCAAGTAG
- a CDS encoding alpha/beta fold hydrolase (COG:S;~EggNog:ENOG410PJGK;~InterPro:IPR000073,IPR029058,IPR000639;~MEROPS:MER0033245;~PFAM:PF12697,PF12146;~go_function: GO:0003824 - catalytic activity [Evidence IEA]), which yields MPNTKTVRVPHLGGIDAAYQMPRPYDSSKPTVVLVNSFTTSSELYRAQYNDKSLADINLLSIELLGHGQTRTSREHWTYWDTAEMNLQVLDALGIKKAFVLGTSQGGWITVMMALLQPERILGIIPLGTSLDSETQKTRQLGCWDGPSLLSPFVNAWTTNQPAPGFEPSDAFCDAIIAAGFNNCSAELHDFWSAAIKGNYQGDEGRRRIRMATINLAERGGLLLRLSDVRCPVLWLHGTADAVYTVANAKEQIELFTQSPDAKLVVVEDGAHFLSCTHPEAVDNALLEFVNKYK from the exons ATGCCCAACACCAAGACCGTCCGCGTTCCGCATCTCGGTGGCATCGATGCCGCCTATCAGATGCCCAGGCCGTATGACAGCTCCAAGCCGACTGTGGTGCTGGTCAACTCCTTTACCACCTCTTCGGAACTGTACCGCGCCCAGTACAATGACAAGAGTCTGGCGGATATTAATCTTCTATCCATTGAGCTTCTTGGACACGGCCAGACGCGGACATCGCGCGAACACTGGACCTATTGGGACACCGCCGAGATGAACCTCCAGGTCCTGGATGCACTCGGTATCAAGAAAGCATTCGTTCTAGGAACCAGTCAAGGCGGATGGATCACCGTGATGATGGCGCTTCTGCAGCCTGAGAGG ATCCTCGGTATAATACCTCTCGGAACCTCTCTGGACTCGGAAACCCAGAAAACAAGACAGCTAGGATGCTGGGACGGGCCTAGCCTCCTCAGCCCTTTCGTCAATGCGTGGACAACCaaccagccagccccagGGTTCGAGCCATCTGATGCCTTCTGTGACGCTATTATCGCAGCAGGCTTCAACAACTGCTCGGCCGAGTTGCACGATTTCTGGAGCGCAGCCATTAAAGGGAATTACCAGGGCGATGAGGGCCGTCGCCGGATCCGCATGGCGACTATCAACTTGGCTGAACGTGGTGGACTGCTTTTGAGACTGTCGGATGTGCGGTGCCCTGTGCTGTGGTTGCAT GGAACTGCAGATGCGGTTTATACCGTGGCAAATGCCAAAGAGCAGATCGAGCTGTTCACTCAGTCGCCGGATGCAAAGCTGgtggttgtcgaggatggTGCGCATTTCCTCAGTTGCACCCATCCTGAGGCTGTAGACAATGCTCTATTGGAGTTTGTGAATAAGTATAAGTGA
- a CDS encoding uncharacterized protein (COG:G;~EggNog:ENOG410PF97;~InterPro:IPR005829,IPR005828,IPR003663,IPR036259, IPR020846;~PFAM:PF00083,PF07690;~TransMembrane:10 (i123-141o147-169i181-200o220-241i311-329o349-366i373-394o400-424i445-462o474-490i);~go_component: GO:0016020 - membrane [Evidence IEA];~go_component: GO:0016021 - integral component of membrane [Evidence IEA];~go_function: GO:0022857 - transmembrane transporter activity [Evidence IEA];~go_process: GO:0055085 - transmembrane transport [Evidence IEA]), whose translation MDVMHRDSGFDLEQARRGAEQEHSLSLVQGFRTYRKAVGWSMLFSLAIVMEGYDTTLIQSFFAFPEFTRKYGAPVYRADLDGVDRYELSAAWQSGLSNGAYVGEIFGLFITGLVSERMSYRRIMGAATLALAAVIFILFFAPDLPTLLAGEILCGVPWGVFQTVTTAYAAEVCPVALRGYLTTYVNLCWVIGQLIATGVLRACLHLEGEWSYRIPFALQWVWLPFILVSVWFGPESPWWLVRRGRNDEARQVLARLYRATTPVDEKEADVALENTLALMLYTCEMEKVSLSSSTSFLDCFRSKSNRRRTEITCIAWAIQALCGSSFMGYSTYFYQQAGLDVSQSFNMSLGQYAFGVVGTILSWIMMSRFGRRSLYVGGLFALALILFSVGFASLSNSTATGWAIGSLLLVFTFVYDCTIGPVCYSIVAEMPSTQLRARTIVLARNVYNMFMIVNGVIVPRMLNPTAWDWRGRTGFFWAGITLVLFVWTYFRLPESKGRTFAEMDILFEKGIAARKFKGTVVSIGQD comes from the coding sequence ATGGACGTTATGCATCGGGATAGCGGGTTCGATCTCGAACAGGCCCGCCGCGGAGCAGAGCAGGAGCACAGCTTAAGCCTGGTCCAGGGATTCAGGACGTATAGGAAAGCCGTGGGGTGGTCGATGCTATTTTCGCTTGCGATTGTTATGGAAGGGTACGACACCACCCTGATCCAGTCATTCTTTGCCTTCCCCGAATTCACGAGAAAGTACGGTGCGCCAGTGTATCGCGCCGACCTCGATGGCGTGGATCGGTATGAACTCTCTGCAGCCTGGCAGTCCGGTCTCAGCAACGGTGCATACGTCGGTGAAATATTCGGGCTGTTCATCACTGGTCTTGTCTCGGAGCGGATGTCGTATAGACGGATTATGGGAGCGGCGAcgctggccctggcggcggtTATCTTCATTTTGTTCTTCGCGCCGGACCTGCCGACGTTGCTTGCTGGGGAGATCTTGTGCGGCGTACCCTGGGGTGTGTTCCAGACGGTGACGACGGCCTATGCGGCCGAAGTATGCCCTGTTGCCCTCAGGGGGTATCTCACTACGTATGTGAACCTGTGCTGGGTGATAGGCCAGTTGATTGCCACGGGGGTGCTAAGAGCCTGTCTGCATCTCGAGGGCGAGTGGAGCTATCGCATCCCCTTTGCGTTGCAATGGGTATGGCTCCCCTTCATCCTGGTCTCTGTATGGTTTGGCCCTGAATCGCCGTGGTGGTTAgtgcggcgagggcgaaaCGACGAGGCCAGACAAGTGCTCGCTCGTCTGTATAGAGCCACTACCCCAGTCGACGAGAAGGAAGCAGATGTCGCCCTCGAAAATACCCTCGCACTCATGCTCTACACCTGCGAAATGGAAAAAGTCTCGTTGTCTTCGTCCACGTCCTTCCTCGACTGCTTCcgctccaaatccaaccGCCGCCGTACAGAAATCACCTGTATCGCATGGgccatccaagccctctGCGGCTCCTCCTTCATGGGGTACTCGACATACTTCTACCAACAAGCCGGCCTGGATGTATCACAGTCCTTCAACATGTCATTAGGCCAATACGCGTTCGGCGTCGTAGGCACAATCCTCTCGTGGATAATGATGAGCCGGTTCGGGCGTCGCTCGCTATACGTGGGCGGGTTATTCGCATTGGCTCTGATTCTCTTCTCTGTGGGGTTTGCGTCGCTCTCAAATTCAACGGCTACAGGGTGGGCAATTGGGAGTCTTTTGCTTGTGTTTACGTTCGTGTATGACTGCACCATCGGGCCCGTGTGCTATTCTATTGTTGCGGAGATGCCGTCAACGCAGCTGCGTGCACGGACGATTGTGCTGGCGCGGAATGTCTATAATATGTTTATGATTGTCAATGGGGTGATTGTACCAAGGATGCTGAATCCCACGGCTTGGGactggagagggaggacgGGCTTTTTCTGGGCTGGTATTACGCTTGTGCTGTTTGTTTGGACGTATTTCAGGCTGCCCGAGTCCAAGGGGAGGACGTTCGCAGAGATGGATATCTTGTTTGAGAAAGGAATTGCGGCTAGGAAGTTCAAGGGTACGGTGGTTAGTATTGGCCAGGACTAG
- a CDS encoding Zn(II)2Cys6 transcription factor (COG:K;~EggNog:ENOG410PICA;~InterPro:IPR036864,IPR007219,IPR001138;~PFAM:PF00172,PF04082;~go_function: GO:0000981 - DNA-binding transcription factor activity, RNA polymerase II-specific [Evidence IEA];~go_function: GO:0003677 - DNA binding [Evidence IEA];~go_function: GO:0008270 - zinc ion binding [Evidence IEA];~go_process: GO:0006351 - transcription, DNA-templated [Evidence IEA];~go_process: GO:0006355 - regulation of transcription, DNA-templated [Evidence IEA]) has protein sequence MQSCDICRKRKVKCDRRTPCARCRRLRQPCTYTDILRKKGPKFVHSYPSLYSFGAAPYNNNTSTPTSSETLASASGSNEALPLLRGGLALGLDFDMGMGMGVGIDMQGFTGGASEAMAGTGTTSELGDELELELDFGDASPVQQQQLQQDLDMGRRLEIGPNSEASSITSMERALSLYAVKLYPLFPVVDVRELRVGFRLGHGWNNGYGSGRYALLCSMCAAVYAYLGFDSSSSRQELGHGHEHVCERYLRGALRARSQFDISQSHTYRRERQNDCGRKDKMLSSFFLFLTYWFLRRERHAWWYLRECISLLFSLRMHREDEYEKLEPRVAENMRIIFWAVFVVERTFCLLHDKPITLRAWIDLPGQPSVDKDGVITGFVRLVTLLHGVRVDLSGCWTADGFVTPITLSLATPETHGHEDAEAGIPSQRVELAVTREWLRAKIWKLGIPGQRSSSEFVASKENPYWQLDEPLSIGRDILGELQGLSSVLQDNWSGILDQKLSDICERLYDIQPVMQTRGRSGESDRDQILKGLLEVMAKVGGRSAYLLGHPCQSS, from the exons ATGCAATCCTGCGACATCTGCCGAAAACGCAAAGTCAAGTGTGACCGCCGCACCCCCTGCGCGCGCTGCCGTCGTCTCCGCCAACCATGCACATACACCGACATCCTGCGCAAGAAGGGCCCCAAGTTCGTACACAGCTATCCCAGTCTCTATTCATTTGGTGCTGCGCCTTATAACAATAACACGAGCACCCCGACCTCGAGTGAGACGTTGGCGTCTGCTTCGGGTTCGAATGAGGCGCTGCCGCTTTTGAGGGGGGGGTTGGCGTTGGGGTTGGATTTTGatatggggatggggatgggagtTGGTATCGATATGCAGGGATTTACAGGTGGTGCATCTGAGGCGATGGCAGGGACTGGGACGACATCTGAGCTAGGCGATGAGTTGGAACTAGAGCTGGATTTTGGGGATGCTTCTCCagtccaacaacagcaacttCAGCAGGACCTGGATATGGGAAGGAGATTGGAAATCGGTCCTAATTCCGAAGCAAGTTCGATCACGAGTATGGAGCGTGCCTTGTCTCTCTACGCTGTGAAGCTATACCCGCTTTTCCCCGTTGTTGACGTCCGCGAGCTGCGAGTGGGGTTTCGATTAGGGCATGGGTGGAATAACGGGTATGGTTCGGGTCGATACGCGCTACTGTGTTCGATGTGTGCTGCGGTCTATGCGTATCTGGGCTTCGAttcaagctcgtcgagaCAGGAGTTAGGGCATGGACATGAGCATGTGTGCGAGAGATATCTTCGTGGTGCGCTGAGGGCCCGATCTCAATTTGATATCAGCCAGAGCCACACTTACAGACGAGAACGTCAAAACGACTgtggaagaaaagacaaaatgTTGAGCTCTTTCTTCCTATTCCTGACATATTGGTTCCTCCGCCGGGAAAGACATGCTTGGTGGTACCTCCGTGAATGTATTTCgctgctcttctccctccgcaTGCATCGCGAAGACGAGTATGAAAAGCTTGAACCGCGAGTGGCCGAGAATATGCGAATCATTTTCTGGGCAGTGTTTGTTGTAGAGCG GACGTTCTGTTTACTCCACGACAAGCCGATAACCCTTCGTGCATGGATAGATCTTCCAGGTCAACCGAGTGTCGATAAAGATGGTGTCATTACCGGCTTCGTACGTCTGGTGACTCTACTCCATGGAGTGAGAGTTGATCTGTCTGGATGTTGGACAGCAGATGGATTTGTGACACCTATTACTCTCAGCCTCGCCACTCCAGAAACACATGGCCATGAAGACGCGGAAGCAGGGATACCGAGCCAGAGAGTTGAATTAGCGGTGACGAGAGAGTGGTTGCGAGCAAAGATTTGGAAACTGGGAATCCCTGGGCAGCGGTCGTCCTCGGAATTTGTGGCGTCCAAAGAAAATCCATACTGGCAGCTCGATGAGCCGTTGTCTATCGGAAGGGATATCCTCGGAGAATTGCAGGGCTTGTCAAGCGTTCTGCAAGATAACTGGAGCGGGATACTG GACCAGAAGCTGAGCGACATCTGCGAGCGCTTGTACGACATCCAGCCAGTCATGCAGACCAGAGGACGATCTGGGGAATCCGATCGAGATCAGATCCTTAAAGGGCTTCTGGAAGTCATGGCAAAGGTTGGCGGGCGTAGTGCTTACTTACTGGGCCATCCCTGTCAGAGTAGTTAG
- a CDS encoding uncharacterized protein (COG:S;~EggNog:ENOG410PUVD;~InterPro:IPR036864,IPR001138;~PFAM:PF00172;~go_function: GO:0000981 - DNA-binding transcription factor activity, RNA polymerase II-specific [Evidence IEA];~go_function: GO:0008270 - zinc ion binding [Evidence IEA];~go_process: GO:0006355 - regulation of transcription, DNA-templated [Evidence IEA]), which yields MPLTLPCDACSFRRVKCDGKNPCSTCLRREQSCTYLKVRKRRGPKGPRRSTNARVQAMQKNLGIEKSCSMRECSLPASDDTPTSPESSDVLLPFPVRRRIPLSTYYTYIDIFRSQLYTVWPIVSTNALKAQLRDIENTESYALAAALCAATLAQLRLPGHSQAQEQSTVTSSDFVRECIRLRTDYDHQSSPSLESLLMSLFLHMYYANVDQIALATFALRDAITHAHLLNLGNGQLFEDCHVEERQLRLRVYWILLVTERTFCMQHDLPMTLQTIEELPVPVDDGDSDPALLTGFCSLVRLFTRIDGPLIQAVHISSPHPTYSRARIADIQEALQTGATKDPSIDEVQRVDIWITLAWLSSLLWQYSASHFMLTSASSNEFFAPSYPFTVAKSFLSLVCGASLDSVRPHGYGMEIKLFQLANSLLDVLIYVPSLSTPYDGSDWGPHHAVVALEHLLDAVAGAKSERLDRLHTRMAEIDFTPTPRRPLSESECDEGFQDLEESFAVYEIQGAHEANDEASRYKPDHDCAGDEMREGILQMTERDVEFSALFPEVGIGIVSLLPWSGVGDLQDLGQEEISYGFPADIFALESHIPTIPAHPAEFSSAAFEI from the exons ATGCCACTTACTCTACCCTGTGATGCGTGCTCGTTTAGACGAGTGAAATGCGATGGAAAGAATCCGTGTAGCACCTGTCTGCGTCGTGAGCAGTCGTGCACCTATCTCAAGGTCCGAAAACGACGAGGTCCGAAAGGCCCCCGCAGGTCAACGAACGCCAGAGTTCAGGCCATGCAGAAGAATCTCGGGATCGAGAAGAGCTGCTCCATGCGAGAATGCTCTCTACCAGCCTCCGACGATACGCCCACGTCGCCGGAGTCGAGCGATGTTCTCCTGCCCTTCCCTGTCCGACGACGCATCCCATTGTCTACTTACTACACCTACATCGATATTTTCCGCAGTCAACTTTACACAGTGTGGCCTATCGTCTCAACTAACGCGTTAAAGGCCCAGTTGAGAGATATCGAGAACACCGAGTCATATGCCCTGGCGGCGGCTCTCTGTGCGGCCACTCTGGCCCAGCTGCGTCTGCCAGGACATAGTCAAGCGCAGGAACAGTCCACCGTTACCTCGAGCGACTTTGTACGCGAGTGCATTCGGCTTCGGACTGACTATGACCATCAAAGCAGTCCTAGCCTGGAGTCTCTTCTAATGTCTTTGTTTTTGCACATGTACTACGCCAATGTAGACCAGATCGCCCTCGCCACGTTTGCGCTGCGAGATGCCATTACGCACGCACATCTCCTTAACCTTGGGAATGGACAGCTGTTCGAGGATTGTCATGTCGAGGAGAGACAGCTCAGGCTTCGTGTCTACTGGATTCTCTTGGTCACAGAACG TACCTTTTGCATGCAGCATGACCTCCCTATGACGCTACAGACGATAGAAGAATTACCCGTACCAGTCGACGATGGCGATTCCGATCCAGCGTTACTGACTGGTTTTTGCAGTCTTGTCCGACTCTTCACACGGATTGACGGGCCCCTGATCCAAGCAGTGCACATATCATCTCCACATCCAACGTATTCACGGGCCAGGATCGCAGATATTCAAGAGGCCCTTCAAACCGGAGCCACCAAGGACCCCAGTATTGATGAGGTCCAGCGTGTGGACATCTGGATAACCTTAGCATGGCTAAGTTCTTTGCTTTGGCAGTACTCGGCCTCACATTTCATGCTCACATCCGCGTCTTCCAACGAGTTTTTTGCCCCGAGTTATCCCTTTACTGTTGCGAAGAGCTTTCTTTCGTTGGTATGCGGCGCGTCGTTAGACTCAGTTCGGCCTCATGGATATGGAATG GAAATCAAGCTGTTTCAACTGGCAAATTCGTTATTAGATGTCCTTATATATGTTCCTTCTTTATCCACGCCATATGATGGCTCTGACTGGGGTCCCCACCATGCAGTAGTAGCATTGGAGCACTTACTGGATGCCGTCGCTGGAGCGAAGTCTGAAAGGCTGGATAGGCTGCATACTCGCATGGCAGAGATCGATTTTACACCGACTCCAAGGAGACCTTTATCGGAGAGTGAATGCGATGAGGGCTTCCAAGATCTCGAAGAATCGTTTGCTGTTTACGAAATACAAGGCGCCCACGAAGCGAACGATGAGGCTTCGAGGTATAAACCAGACCATGACTGTGCTGGAGATGAAATGAGAGAGGGTATCTTGCAAATGACCGAAAGAGATGTTGAGTTTTCTGCCCTTTTCCCTGAGGTTGGCATTGGTATTGTATCCCTTCTTCCATGGTCCGGGGTTGGTGACCTTCAGGATCTTGGACAGGAAGAGATTTCTTATGGATTTCCCGCTGATATCTTTGCCCTGGAGTCTCATATACCCACAATTCCAGCCCATCCAGCGGAGTTTTCATCCGCTGCGTTCGAAATTTGA
- a CDS encoding uncharacterized protein (CAZy:GH31;~COG:G;~EggNog:ENOG410PHCX;~InterPro:IPR025887,IPR000322,IPR017853,IPR011013, IPR031727;~PFAM:PF13802,PF01055,PF16863;~SECRETED:SignalP(1-18);~go_function: GO:0003824 - catalytic activity [Evidence IEA];~go_function: GO:0004553 - hydrolase activity, hydrolyzing O-glycosyl compounds [Evidence IEA];~go_function: GO:0030246 - carbohydrate binding [Evidence IEA];~go_process: GO:0005975 - carbohydrate metabolic process [Evidence IEA]): MRMAAIAILFLWHLLALAEGLSAPSSLRKCPGYRAINVEESSRGLTADLTLAGEPCNVYGTDIKHLKLEVEYQADARLHVIIYDADENVYQVPESVFPRPATRKRSRHEESSPEIRFSFEEYPFSFSVSRVSNGETLFNSSSSSHNLVFESQYVHVRTSLPASPNLYGLGEHSDPFRLNTTDYTRTLWNRDAYMIPAGTNLYGTHPLYLDHRGETGTHGVFLLNSNGMDIRIDKDADGSQFLEYNILGGVLDFYFLAGPSPLDVSVQYAEVAGLPAMVPYWGFGFHQCRYGYRDIFEVAAVVYNYSRAGIPLETMWTDIDYMDHRKVFTLDQQRFPIHKVRALVDYLHKRDQHYIVMVDPAVAHANDSAFQRGLQRNVFMRNQDGSLYKGAVWPGPTVFPDWFHPNASDYWINEFALFFDAETGVDIDALWIDMNEAANFCDWPCSDPVAYAQENNLPPDPPPVRPNPSSLPGFPAGFKSGNRDKRHTQTTRSYRQSRQTIKNGTRLGLRDRELIDPPYTIANAVGSLSNKTMNTDLIHANGLAEYDTHNLYGTSTYFYPFQPNYER; this comes from the exons ATGAGGATGGCGGCAATTGCAATTCTCTTCTTATGGCATCTCCTGGCTTTGGCGGAGGGATTGTCGGCCCCGTCGTCGTTGCGAAAGTGTCCCGGATATAGGGCTATAAACGTGGAAGAGAGCTCTCGTGGTTTGACTGCGGATCTGACGCTTGCTGGCGAACCGTGCAATGTTTACGGGACTGACATTAAGCACTTGAAACTGGAAGTTGAATACCAAGCGG ACGCAAGGCTACATGTTATCATCTACGACGCCGATGAAAACGTCTACCAGGTGCCTGAGTCGGTATTCCCCAGGCCTGCCACCAGGAAAAGGAGCCGCCACGAGGAAAGCTCTCCAGAAATCAGGTTCTCGTTCGAAGAGTACCCATTCTCGTTTTCTGTCTCACGGGTTAGCAACGGGGAGACTCTATTCAACTCTAGCTCGTCCAGCCACAACCTAGTCTTCGAATCACAATACGTTCATGTTCGCACTTCTCTCCCAGCGAGTCCAAATTTGTACGGACTCGGAGAACACAGTGATCCTTTCCGGCTGAATACGACAGATTATACCCGGACGCTTTGGAACAGAGACGCGTATATGATTCCGGCGGGGACTAATCTCTACGGCACGCACCCGCTATATCTCGACCACCGCGGCGAGACTGGGACGCATGGTGTATTCCTGTTGAACTCGAACGGGATGGACATAAGGATTGACAAGGACGCCGATGGCAGCCAGTTCCTGGAGTATAATATTCTCGGTGGCGTCCTGGATTTCTACTTCCTGGCCGGCCCTAGCCCACTGGACGTGAGCGTGCAGTACGCAGAGGTTGCTGGATTACCAGCTATGGTGCCGTACTGGGGATTTGGG TTCCACCAATGTCGCTACGGCTACCGGGACATATTTGAAGTTGCAGCGGTTGTCTACAACTACAGCAGAGCCGGCATTCCCCTGGAGACAATGTGGACTGATATCGACTACATGGATCACCGCAAGGTCTTCACGCTAGACCAGCAGCGCTTTCCTATTCACAAGGTGCGCGCCTTGGTGGATTATCTCCATAAGCGCGACCAGCATTACATCGTCATGGTTGATCCCGCGGTGGCTCATGCGAACGATTCCGCGTTCCAGCGTGGCCTGCAGAGGAATGTGTTCATGCGGAACCAGGACGGTTCATTGTATAAAG GCGCCGTCTGGCCAGGCCCAACTGTCTTCCCCGACTGGTTCCATCCGAATGCTTCGGACTACTGGATCAACGAGTTTGCTCTGTTCTTCGACGCCGAGACTGGAGTAGATATAGATGCCCTATGGATTGACATGAATGAGGCCGCGAACTTTTGCGACTGGCCCTGCTCGGATCCCGTTGCATATGCACAGGAGAATAACTTGCCTCCTGATCCGCCGCCTGTTAGACCGAACCCTAGCAGCCTCCCTGGATTCCCGGCGGGGTTTAAGTCTGGGAATAGAGATAAGAGACATACTCAGACAACTAGGAGTTACCGCCAGAGTCGGCAGACGATCAAAAATGGGACCAGGCTCGGCCTTCGCGACCGCGAGTTGATCGATCCGCCGTATACGATTGCTAATGCAGTTGGCTCGCTGAGCAACAAGACTATGAATACAGATCTGATTCATGCAAATGGACTCGCTGAATATGACACTCACAATCTATACGGGACAAGCACGTATTTCTATCCTTTCCAACCGAACTATGAACGCTAA